A part of Arachis hypogaea cultivar Tifrunner chromosome 12, arahy.Tifrunner.gnm2.J5K5, whole genome shotgun sequence genomic DNA contains:
- the LOC112727639 gene encoding uncharacterized protein isoform X2 yields the protein MDGFDLHFPLWNREEGRATLTCDKHMASSSSSSSPAPLQTTMLLGSPSFPNAIAWSQDNLLAVATTHFVTILRPDMPHGPRGIIKISPIEPFLSGFVERKDLISGCLLPISLYRDDKPVVQSISWSPLGIALNSGCLLAVCTSEGHVKVYRPPFCDFCSEWIEVVNVSERLFEYLQCTEFQGTGTSLDFSKRNASDEIDSVAKPKKKSLKTVPENHTLPVISADQYATRSAMLSSIVVSWSPLLHDIHATVSLLAVGGKSGKISLWRFYAPDCYTIEGGKIPSAVKFVGFLEAHNSWVTTISWLSFSVNSSNPQILLATGSSDGSVKVWLGDYHKLIKSTEVDQNVFILLKEVITVNVVPVSVLSVTVHVQCSSKMLLAIGKGSGSFEIWLCDISSKEFNKLGSYDAHDYIVTGLAWAFGGRCLYSCSQDNLVRSWILRDRCLEEVPVHMPHNNNSSSASNDVYDSCLGAAVSPGNLVVATVHCFDVEKLNRMYEGRVLRAAIDYHWIGGLHVDICLNRPVPFYTEEHSGLAEKDLTNWGSNIIWSLNQYQCLDRPLVLLDIILALLDFKVSMPRYVEHLLIKWISLSFPGFHTDLPSEKTLLQVSSSLSGVPSRMLHLLNIICRRVMLAQLDADEITRISSEVQNTKGECCSMDEQVTKWIAILGSSERELRERLVGFSFCASQTSKSRPGATPFQTGHWYPVGLAQMEQWIALNNDHVRGELKSIASEVTNEKRCSALESCSYCSASVPFESPEFGLCQGKTSGSGSNDKRHKLSRCAVSMKVCPSIPLWFCVCCHRVAFRLAPDPLFGMSSFQFDSDFVTKSLSRAVSSKPLCPYCGILLQRRQPDFLVSPLPV from the exons ATGGATGGGTTTGATTTGCACTTCCCTCTTTGGAACAGAG AAGAAGGACGAGCTACATTGACGTGTGATAAACACAtggcttcttcctcttcctcttcctctccaGCTCCGTTACAGACTACTATGCTTCTTGGTTCGCCTAGTTTCCCAAACGCCATTGCTTGGTCCCAAGACAACCTCCTTGCTGTTGCTACCACCCATTTCGTTACCATTCTT AGACCAGACATGCCTCATGGACCACGTGGAATAATCAAAATCTCTCCAATTGAGCCATTCCTCTCTGGCTTTGTTGAAAGAAAAG ATTTAATCTCTGGATGCCTCCTCCCTATTAGTTTGTACCGTGATGATAAGCCTGTTGTTCAGTCAATATCATGGTCGCCACTTGGCATTGCTTTGAATTCAGG GTGCTTGCTGGCTGTTTGCACTAGCGAAGGACACGTGAAGGTTTATCGTCCACCCTTTTGTGATTTCTGTTCAGAATGGATTGAG GTTGTGAACGTTAGTGAACGGCTGTTTGAATATTTGCAATGTACTGAGTTTCAAGGCACGGGGACTTCATTAGATTTTTCCAAA AGAAATGCATCAGATGAAATAGATTCTGTGGCTAAACCTAAAAAGAAATCCTTGAAAACAGTGCCCGAGAACCACACGTTGCCTGTGATAAGTGCTGATCAATATGCTACTCGCAGTGCAATGCTAAGCTCAATTGTTGTTTCATGGTCTCCTTTACTGCATGATATTCACGCTACTGTCAGCCTACTTGCTGTTGGAGGGAAGTCTGGTAAAATTTCTTTATGGAGATTTTATGCACCAGATTGCTATACTATTGAGGGTGGAAAAATCCCATCTGCTGTGAAATTTGTTGGATTTCTTGAAGCACACAATTCATGGGTTACAACAATAAGTTGGTTGTCATTTTCTGTTAATTCCTCAAATCCACAAATTTTATTAGCTACTGGAAGCTCTGATGGGAG TGTCAAGGTTTGGTTGGGTGACTATCACAAATTGATTAAATCAACAGAAGTGGATCAGAATGTGTTCATTTTGTTGAAGGAG gTTATAACTGTCAATGTTGTCCCAGTTTCTGTACTTTCAGTAACTGTGCATGTTCAATGCTCTTCCAAGATGCTTTTAGCAATAGGCAAAGGTTCTGGCTCCTTTGAAATATGGCTATGTGACATATCTTCTAAGGAATTCAACAAGCTTGGTTCATATGATGCACATGACTATATC GTTACTGGCTTGGCATGGGCATTTGGTGGAAGATGTTTGTACAGCTGTAGCCag gATAATTTAGTGCGTAGCTGGATTTTGCGCGATAGATGCCTAGAAGAAGTACCTGTTCATATGCCTCATAATAACAATTCATCCAGC GCTTCAAATGATGTATATGATTCATGCCTTGGTGCAGCAGTTTCACCTGGAAATCTTGTTGTCGCTACT GTTCATTGCTTTGATGTTGAGAAACTGAATCGAATGTATGAAGGAAG GGTACTGAGAGCAGCTATTGATTACCATTGGATTGGTGGGCTACATGTGGATATTTGCTTGAATCGTCCTGTTCCATTTTACACTGAAGAACATTCCGGTTTGGCAGAGAAAGATTTAACCAATTGGGGTTCCAATATCATATGGTCTTTGAACCAATATCAGTGTCTTGATAGGCCCCTAGTTCTTTTGGATATAATTTTGGCATTATTGGACTTCAAGGTCAGCATGCCAAGATATGTAGAGCATTTACTCATCAAGTGGATCTCTCTGTCTTTTCCGGGATTTCATACGGACCTTCCCAGTGAAAAGACTTTACTGCAGGTCTCTTCAAGTTTGTCAGGTGTTCCTTCTCGCATGCTACACTTGCTCAATATAATTTGTAGACGAGTAATGTTGGCGCAGCTGGATGCTGATGAAATCACACGAATATCCAGCGAAGTTCAAAACACTAAAGGGGAATGCTGTTCTATGGACGAACAAGTAACCAAGTGGATAGCAATTCTTGGAAGCAGTGAAAGAGAACTCCGTGAAAGGCTTGTTGGTTTTAGTTTTTGTGCTTCTCAAACTAGCAAGTCCCGTCCAGGGGCAACTCCTTTCCAAACCGGTCATTGGTATCCTGTTGGACTAGCACAAATGGAACAATGGATTGCGCTAAACAACGATCATGTACGTGGCGAGTTGAAATCCATTGCATCAGAGGTTACCAATGAGAAAAG ATGTTCAGCTCTGGAGTCATGCAGTTATTGTTCAGCATCAGTTCCATTTGAGTCCCCAGAGTTTGGTTTATGTCAAGGCAAAACTTCAGGCAGTGGCAGCAATGATAAGCGGCATAAGTTATCAAGATGCGCCGTTAGTATGAAGGTTTGCCCTAGTATCCCACTGTGGTTTTGTGTGTGTTGCCATAGGGTGGCGTTTAGGTTGGCGCCTGACCCACTTTTTGGAATGTCTTCGTTTCAGTTTGATTCTGATTTTGTAACCAAATCTTTGTCTCGAGCAGTTTCCTCAAAACCATTGTGTCCCTATTGTGGGATATTGCTACAGAGACGTCAACCTGATtttctagtttctccattacctGTATGA
- the LOC112727639 gene encoding uncharacterized protein isoform X3 produces the protein MDGFDLHFPLWNREEGRATLTCDKHMASSSSSSSPAPLQTTMLLGSPSFPNAIAWSQDNLLAVATTHFVTILRPDMPHGPRGIIKISPIEPFLSGFVERKDLISGCLLPISLYRDDKPVVQSISWSPLGIALNSGCLLAVCTSEGHVKVYRPPFCDFCSEWIEVVNVSERLFEYLQCTEFQGTGTSLDFSKRNASDEIDSVAKPKKKSLKTVPENHTLPVISADQYATRSAMLSSIVVSWSPLLHDIHATVSLLAVGGKSGKISLWRFYAPDCYTIEGGKIPSAVKFVGFLEAHNSWVTTISWLSFSVNSSNPQILLATGSSDGSVKVWLGDYHKLIKSTEVDQNVFILLKEVITVNVVPVSVLSVTVHVQCSSKMLLAIGKGSGSFEIWLCDISSKEFNKLGSYDAHDYIVTGLAWAFGGRCLYSCSQDNLVRSWILRDRCLEEVPVHMPHNNNSSSASNDVYDSCLGAAVSPGNLVVATVHCFDVEKLNRMYEGRVLRAAIDYHWIGGLHVDICLNRPVPFYTEEHSGLAEKDLTNWGSNIIWSLNQYQCLDRPLVLLDIILALLDFKVSMPRYVEHLLIKWISLSFPGFHTDLPSEKTLLQVSSSLSGVPSRMLHLLNIICRRVMLAQLDADEITRISSEVQNTKGECCSMDEQVTKWIAILGSSERELRERLVGFSFCASQTSKSRPGATPFQTGHWYPVGLAQMEQWIALNNDHVRGELKSIASEVTNEKSRCSALESCSYCSASVPFESPEFGLCQGKTSGSGSNDKRHKLSRCAVSMKFDSDFVTKSLSRAVSSKPLCPYCGILLQRRQPDFLVSPLPV, from the exons ATGGATGGGTTTGATTTGCACTTCCCTCTTTGGAACAGAG AAGAAGGACGAGCTACATTGACGTGTGATAAACACAtggcttcttcctcttcctcttcctctccaGCTCCGTTACAGACTACTATGCTTCTTGGTTCGCCTAGTTTCCCAAACGCCATTGCTTGGTCCCAAGACAACCTCCTTGCTGTTGCTACCACCCATTTCGTTACCATTCTT AGACCAGACATGCCTCATGGACCACGTGGAATAATCAAAATCTCTCCAATTGAGCCATTCCTCTCTGGCTTTGTTGAAAGAAAAG ATTTAATCTCTGGATGCCTCCTCCCTATTAGTTTGTACCGTGATGATAAGCCTGTTGTTCAGTCAATATCATGGTCGCCACTTGGCATTGCTTTGAATTCAGG GTGCTTGCTGGCTGTTTGCACTAGCGAAGGACACGTGAAGGTTTATCGTCCACCCTTTTGTGATTTCTGTTCAGAATGGATTGAG GTTGTGAACGTTAGTGAACGGCTGTTTGAATATTTGCAATGTACTGAGTTTCAAGGCACGGGGACTTCATTAGATTTTTCCAAA AGAAATGCATCAGATGAAATAGATTCTGTGGCTAAACCTAAAAAGAAATCCTTGAAAACAGTGCCCGAGAACCACACGTTGCCTGTGATAAGTGCTGATCAATATGCTACTCGCAGTGCAATGCTAAGCTCAATTGTTGTTTCATGGTCTCCTTTACTGCATGATATTCACGCTACTGTCAGCCTACTTGCTGTTGGAGGGAAGTCTGGTAAAATTTCTTTATGGAGATTTTATGCACCAGATTGCTATACTATTGAGGGTGGAAAAATCCCATCTGCTGTGAAATTTGTTGGATTTCTTGAAGCACACAATTCATGGGTTACAACAATAAGTTGGTTGTCATTTTCTGTTAATTCCTCAAATCCACAAATTTTATTAGCTACTGGAAGCTCTGATGGGAG TGTCAAGGTTTGGTTGGGTGACTATCACAAATTGATTAAATCAACAGAAGTGGATCAGAATGTGTTCATTTTGTTGAAGGAG gTTATAACTGTCAATGTTGTCCCAGTTTCTGTACTTTCAGTAACTGTGCATGTTCAATGCTCTTCCAAGATGCTTTTAGCAATAGGCAAAGGTTCTGGCTCCTTTGAAATATGGCTATGTGACATATCTTCTAAGGAATTCAACAAGCTTGGTTCATATGATGCACATGACTATATC GTTACTGGCTTGGCATGGGCATTTGGTGGAAGATGTTTGTACAGCTGTAGCCag gATAATTTAGTGCGTAGCTGGATTTTGCGCGATAGATGCCTAGAAGAAGTACCTGTTCATATGCCTCATAATAACAATTCATCCAGC GCTTCAAATGATGTATATGATTCATGCCTTGGTGCAGCAGTTTCACCTGGAAATCTTGTTGTCGCTACT GTTCATTGCTTTGATGTTGAGAAACTGAATCGAATGTATGAAGGAAG GGTACTGAGAGCAGCTATTGATTACCATTGGATTGGTGGGCTACATGTGGATATTTGCTTGAATCGTCCTGTTCCATTTTACACTGAAGAACATTCCGGTTTGGCAGAGAAAGATTTAACCAATTGGGGTTCCAATATCATATGGTCTTTGAACCAATATCAGTGTCTTGATAGGCCCCTAGTTCTTTTGGATATAATTTTGGCATTATTGGACTTCAAGGTCAGCATGCCAAGATATGTAGAGCATTTACTCATCAAGTGGATCTCTCTGTCTTTTCCGGGATTTCATACGGACCTTCCCAGTGAAAAGACTTTACTGCAGGTCTCTTCAAGTTTGTCAGGTGTTCCTTCTCGCATGCTACACTTGCTCAATATAATTTGTAGACGAGTAATGTTGGCGCAGCTGGATGCTGATGAAATCACACGAATATCCAGCGAAGTTCAAAACACTAAAGGGGAATGCTGTTCTATGGACGAACAAGTAACCAAGTGGATAGCAATTCTTGGAAGCAGTGAAAGAGAACTCCGTGAAAGGCTTGTTGGTTTTAGTTTTTGTGCTTCTCAAACTAGCAAGTCCCGTCCAGGGGCAACTCCTTTCCAAACCGGTCATTGGTATCCTGTTGGACTAGCACAAATGGAACAATGGATTGCGCTAAACAACGATCATGTACGTGGCGAGTTGAAATCCATTGCATCAGAGGTTACCAATGAGAAAAG TAGATGTTCAGCTCTGGAGTCATGCAGTTATTGTTCAGCATCAGTTCCATTTGAGTCCCCAGAGTTTGGTTTATGTCAAGGCAAAACTTCAGGCAGTGGCAGCAATGATAAGCGGCATAAGTTATCAAGATGCGCCGTTAGTATGAAG TTTGATTCTGATTTTGTAACCAAATCTTTGTCTCGAGCAGTTTCCTCAAAACCATTGTGTCCCTATTGTGGGATATTGCTACAGAGACGTCAACCTGATtttctagtttctccattacctGTATGA
- the LOC112727639 gene encoding uncharacterized protein isoform X6 — MDGFDLHFPLWNREEGRATLTCDKHMASSSSSSSPAPLQTTMLLGSPSFPNAIAWSQDNLLAVATTHFVTILRPDMPHGPRGIIKISPIEPFLSGFVERKDLISGCLLPISLYRDDKPVVQSISWSPLGIALNSGCLLAVCTSEGHVKVYRPPFCDFCSEWIEVVNVSERLFEYLQCTEFQGTGTSLDFSKRNASDEIDSVAKPKKKSLKTVPENHTLPVISADQYATRSAMLSSIVVSWSPLLHDIHATVSLLAVGGKSGKISLWRFYAPDCYTIEGGKIPSAVKFVGFLEAHNSWVTTISWLSFSVNSSNPQILLATGSSDGSVKVWLGDYHKLIKSTEVDQNVFILLKEVITVNVVPVSVLSVTVHVQCSSKMLLAIGKGSGSFEIWLCDISSKEFNKLGSYDAHDYIVTGLAWAFGGRCLYSCSQVHCFDVEKLNRMYEGRVLRAAIDYHWIGGLHVDICLNRPVPFYTEEHSGLAEKDLTNWGSNIIWSLNQYQCLDRPLVLLDIILALLDFKVSMPRYVEHLLIKWISLSFPGFHTDLPSEKTLLQVSSSLSGVPSRMLHLLNIICRRVMLAQLDADEITRISSEVQNTKGECCSMDEQVTKWIAILGSSERELRERLVGFSFCASQTSKSRPGATPFQTGHWYPVGLAQMEQWIALNNDHVRGELKSIASEVTNEKRCSALESCSYCSASVPFESPEFGLCQGKTSGSGSNDKRHKLSRCAVSMKVCPSIPLWFCVCCHRVAFRLAPDPLFGMSSFQFDSDFVTKSLSRAVSSKPLCPYCGILLQRRQPDFLVSPLPV, encoded by the exons ATGGATGGGTTTGATTTGCACTTCCCTCTTTGGAACAGAG AAGAAGGACGAGCTACATTGACGTGTGATAAACACAtggcttcttcctcttcctcttcctctccaGCTCCGTTACAGACTACTATGCTTCTTGGTTCGCCTAGTTTCCCAAACGCCATTGCTTGGTCCCAAGACAACCTCCTTGCTGTTGCTACCACCCATTTCGTTACCATTCTT AGACCAGACATGCCTCATGGACCACGTGGAATAATCAAAATCTCTCCAATTGAGCCATTCCTCTCTGGCTTTGTTGAAAGAAAAG ATTTAATCTCTGGATGCCTCCTCCCTATTAGTTTGTACCGTGATGATAAGCCTGTTGTTCAGTCAATATCATGGTCGCCACTTGGCATTGCTTTGAATTCAGG GTGCTTGCTGGCTGTTTGCACTAGCGAAGGACACGTGAAGGTTTATCGTCCACCCTTTTGTGATTTCTGTTCAGAATGGATTGAG GTTGTGAACGTTAGTGAACGGCTGTTTGAATATTTGCAATGTACTGAGTTTCAAGGCACGGGGACTTCATTAGATTTTTCCAAA AGAAATGCATCAGATGAAATAGATTCTGTGGCTAAACCTAAAAAGAAATCCTTGAAAACAGTGCCCGAGAACCACACGTTGCCTGTGATAAGTGCTGATCAATATGCTACTCGCAGTGCAATGCTAAGCTCAATTGTTGTTTCATGGTCTCCTTTACTGCATGATATTCACGCTACTGTCAGCCTACTTGCTGTTGGAGGGAAGTCTGGTAAAATTTCTTTATGGAGATTTTATGCACCAGATTGCTATACTATTGAGGGTGGAAAAATCCCATCTGCTGTGAAATTTGTTGGATTTCTTGAAGCACACAATTCATGGGTTACAACAATAAGTTGGTTGTCATTTTCTGTTAATTCCTCAAATCCACAAATTTTATTAGCTACTGGAAGCTCTGATGGGAG TGTCAAGGTTTGGTTGGGTGACTATCACAAATTGATTAAATCAACAGAAGTGGATCAGAATGTGTTCATTTTGTTGAAGGAG gTTATAACTGTCAATGTTGTCCCAGTTTCTGTACTTTCAGTAACTGTGCATGTTCAATGCTCTTCCAAGATGCTTTTAGCAATAGGCAAAGGTTCTGGCTCCTTTGAAATATGGCTATGTGACATATCTTCTAAGGAATTCAACAAGCTTGGTTCATATGATGCACATGACTATATC GTTACTGGCTTGGCATGGGCATTTGGTGGAAGATGTTTGTACAGCTGTAGCCag GTTCATTGCTTTGATGTTGAGAAACTGAATCGAATGTATGAAGGAAG GGTACTGAGAGCAGCTATTGATTACCATTGGATTGGTGGGCTACATGTGGATATTTGCTTGAATCGTCCTGTTCCATTTTACACTGAAGAACATTCCGGTTTGGCAGAGAAAGATTTAACCAATTGGGGTTCCAATATCATATGGTCTTTGAACCAATATCAGTGTCTTGATAGGCCCCTAGTTCTTTTGGATATAATTTTGGCATTATTGGACTTCAAGGTCAGCATGCCAAGATATGTAGAGCATTTACTCATCAAGTGGATCTCTCTGTCTTTTCCGGGATTTCATACGGACCTTCCCAGTGAAAAGACTTTACTGCAGGTCTCTTCAAGTTTGTCAGGTGTTCCTTCTCGCATGCTACACTTGCTCAATATAATTTGTAGACGAGTAATGTTGGCGCAGCTGGATGCTGATGAAATCACACGAATATCCAGCGAAGTTCAAAACACTAAAGGGGAATGCTGTTCTATGGACGAACAAGTAACCAAGTGGATAGCAATTCTTGGAAGCAGTGAAAGAGAACTCCGTGAAAGGCTTGTTGGTTTTAGTTTTTGTGCTTCTCAAACTAGCAAGTCCCGTCCAGGGGCAACTCCTTTCCAAACCGGTCATTGGTATCCTGTTGGACTAGCACAAATGGAACAATGGATTGCGCTAAACAACGATCATGTACGTGGCGAGTTGAAATCCATTGCATCAGAGGTTACCAATGAGAAAAG ATGTTCAGCTCTGGAGTCATGCAGTTATTGTTCAGCATCAGTTCCATTTGAGTCCCCAGAGTTTGGTTTATGTCAAGGCAAAACTTCAGGCAGTGGCAGCAATGATAAGCGGCATAAGTTATCAAGATGCGCCGTTAGTATGAAGGTTTGCCCTAGTATCCCACTGTGGTTTTGTGTGTGTTGCCATAGGGTGGCGTTTAGGTTGGCGCCTGACCCACTTTTTGGAATGTCTTCGTTTCAGTTTGATTCTGATTTTGTAACCAAATCTTTGTCTCGAGCAGTTTCCTCAAAACCATTGTGTCCCTATTGTGGGATATTGCTACAGAGACGTCAACCTGATtttctagtttctccattacctGTATGA
- the LOC112727639 gene encoding uncharacterized protein isoform X8, translating to MDGFDLHFPLWNREEGRATLTCDKHMASSSSSSSPAPLQTTMLLGSPSFPNAIAWSQDNLLAVATTHFVTILRPDMPHGPRGIIKISPIEPFLSGFVERKDLISGCLLPISLYRDDKPVVQSISWSPLGIALNSGCLLAVCTSEGHVKVYRPPFCDFCSEWIEVVNVSERLFEYLQCTEFQGTGTSLDFSKRNASDEIDSVAKPKKKSLKTVPENHTLPVISADQYATRSAMLSSIVVSWSPLLHDIHATVSLLAVGGKSGKISLWRFYAPDCYTIEGGKIPSAVKFVGFLEAHNSWVTTISWLSFSVNSSNPQILLATGSSDGSVKVWLGDYHKLIKSTEVDQNVFILLKEVITVNVVPVSVLSVTVHVQCSSKMLLAIGKGSGSFEIWLCDISSKEFNKLGSYDAHDYIVTGLAWAFGGRCLYSCSQVHCFDVEKLNRMYEGRVLRAAIDYHWIGGLHVDICLNRPVPFYTEEHSGLAEKDLTNWGSNIIWSLNQYQCLDRPLVLLDIILALLDFKVSMPRYVEHLLIKWISLSFPGFHTDLPSEKTLLQVSSSLSGVPSRMLHLLNIICRRVMLAQLDADEITRISSEVQNTKGECCSMDEQVTKWIAILGSSERELRERLVGFSFCASQTSKSRPGATPFQTGHWYPVGLAQMEQWIALNNDHVRGELKSIASEVTNEKRCSALESCSYCSASVPFESPEFGLCQGKTSGSGSNDKRHKLSRCAVSMKFDSDFVTKSLSRAVSSKPLCPYCGILLQRRQPDFLVSPLPV from the exons ATGGATGGGTTTGATTTGCACTTCCCTCTTTGGAACAGAG AAGAAGGACGAGCTACATTGACGTGTGATAAACACAtggcttcttcctcttcctcttcctctccaGCTCCGTTACAGACTACTATGCTTCTTGGTTCGCCTAGTTTCCCAAACGCCATTGCTTGGTCCCAAGACAACCTCCTTGCTGTTGCTACCACCCATTTCGTTACCATTCTT AGACCAGACATGCCTCATGGACCACGTGGAATAATCAAAATCTCTCCAATTGAGCCATTCCTCTCTGGCTTTGTTGAAAGAAAAG ATTTAATCTCTGGATGCCTCCTCCCTATTAGTTTGTACCGTGATGATAAGCCTGTTGTTCAGTCAATATCATGGTCGCCACTTGGCATTGCTTTGAATTCAGG GTGCTTGCTGGCTGTTTGCACTAGCGAAGGACACGTGAAGGTTTATCGTCCACCCTTTTGTGATTTCTGTTCAGAATGGATTGAG GTTGTGAACGTTAGTGAACGGCTGTTTGAATATTTGCAATGTACTGAGTTTCAAGGCACGGGGACTTCATTAGATTTTTCCAAA AGAAATGCATCAGATGAAATAGATTCTGTGGCTAAACCTAAAAAGAAATCCTTGAAAACAGTGCCCGAGAACCACACGTTGCCTGTGATAAGTGCTGATCAATATGCTACTCGCAGTGCAATGCTAAGCTCAATTGTTGTTTCATGGTCTCCTTTACTGCATGATATTCACGCTACTGTCAGCCTACTTGCTGTTGGAGGGAAGTCTGGTAAAATTTCTTTATGGAGATTTTATGCACCAGATTGCTATACTATTGAGGGTGGAAAAATCCCATCTGCTGTGAAATTTGTTGGATTTCTTGAAGCACACAATTCATGGGTTACAACAATAAGTTGGTTGTCATTTTCTGTTAATTCCTCAAATCCACAAATTTTATTAGCTACTGGAAGCTCTGATGGGAG TGTCAAGGTTTGGTTGGGTGACTATCACAAATTGATTAAATCAACAGAAGTGGATCAGAATGTGTTCATTTTGTTGAAGGAG gTTATAACTGTCAATGTTGTCCCAGTTTCTGTACTTTCAGTAACTGTGCATGTTCAATGCTCTTCCAAGATGCTTTTAGCAATAGGCAAAGGTTCTGGCTCCTTTGAAATATGGCTATGTGACATATCTTCTAAGGAATTCAACAAGCTTGGTTCATATGATGCACATGACTATATC GTTACTGGCTTGGCATGGGCATTTGGTGGAAGATGTTTGTACAGCTGTAGCCag GTTCATTGCTTTGATGTTGAGAAACTGAATCGAATGTATGAAGGAAG GGTACTGAGAGCAGCTATTGATTACCATTGGATTGGTGGGCTACATGTGGATATTTGCTTGAATCGTCCTGTTCCATTTTACACTGAAGAACATTCCGGTTTGGCAGAGAAAGATTTAACCAATTGGGGTTCCAATATCATATGGTCTTTGAACCAATATCAGTGTCTTGATAGGCCCCTAGTTCTTTTGGATATAATTTTGGCATTATTGGACTTCAAGGTCAGCATGCCAAGATATGTAGAGCATTTACTCATCAAGTGGATCTCTCTGTCTTTTCCGGGATTTCATACGGACCTTCCCAGTGAAAAGACTTTACTGCAGGTCTCTTCAAGTTTGTCAGGTGTTCCTTCTCGCATGCTACACTTGCTCAATATAATTTGTAGACGAGTAATGTTGGCGCAGCTGGATGCTGATGAAATCACACGAATATCCAGCGAAGTTCAAAACACTAAAGGGGAATGCTGTTCTATGGACGAACAAGTAACCAAGTGGATAGCAATTCTTGGAAGCAGTGAAAGAGAACTCCGTGAAAGGCTTGTTGGTTTTAGTTTTTGTGCTTCTCAAACTAGCAAGTCCCGTCCAGGGGCAACTCCTTTCCAAACCGGTCATTGGTATCCTGTTGGACTAGCACAAATGGAACAATGGATTGCGCTAAACAACGATCATGTACGTGGCGAGTTGAAATCCATTGCATCAGAGGTTACCAATGAGAAAAG ATGTTCAGCTCTGGAGTCATGCAGTTATTGTTCAGCATCAGTTCCATTTGAGTCCCCAGAGTTTGGTTTATGTCAAGGCAAAACTTCAGGCAGTGGCAGCAATGATAAGCGGCATAAGTTATCAAGATGCGCCGTTAGTATGAAG TTTGATTCTGATTTTGTAACCAAATCTTTGTCTCGAGCAGTTTCCTCAAAACCATTGTGTCCCTATTGTGGGATATTGCTACAGAGACGTCAACCTGATtttctagtttctccattacctGTATGA